TCCGAGCCAGTCAGAGCCTTTGATGGTATCATAAAAGTGATAACGCCAGTCATCCCCATCGCCCATATTATTTAAAGCGGCACTCACACCGCCTTGGGCCGCAACCGTATGACTACGTGTGGGGAATACCTTGGTCAAACAAGCGGTCTTTAAGCCTGCTGCTGCCATGCCGAGCGTCGCGCGCAAACCCGCTCCACCTGCACCGACGACGACGACATCGTAATGATGATCCACAAAGGGATATTGTGATTTCATGAAAGGTGTCCTATCCGTTGCCAATAATTGCGATGCGAATGATAAAAAACCAAGACAAAAGAACCAGGGCGTAACTAAACGCTTTTACACCCAGGATGAGGGTCTTCTGCCAAAAAGGATTGGGAATATAGTCTTCAATGACGACCTGCAAACCTAATGCCCCATGATAAAAAACCATCCCGACAAAGAGGCTTAAAGCAGCCCCAATCCAAGGGCTCGAAGCCCAAGCCAAAACTACAGGATAAGCCGACTGGGTATGACGCATGATCTCCATGAGAAACCATATACTCAAAAAGATGAGCACCACGGCAGAAACGCGCTGGCCTTTCCAATGGGCTACGCCGTTGTGAGAAGAACCTCCAGATGCTTGAAGTTTTGTCATGAGGGAGTCACCATCCACCAGAAAGTTAAGAGCGTTAGGCAAGTAGAAAATCCAACGACGATCCAACCGGTGCGATAGACGGTTGGAAGCTCAAAACCCACCCCCATGTCCCAAAACAAGTGGCGGATACCGTTAGCCAGGTGAAAATAGAAGCAAAAAGCCCATCCTAACATCAGGGTCACCCCAAGGGGGGATGCGAACCACAGTGAAGCGTTGAGGTATGTCTCTTGGCCCATCGCAATCGATCCTAACCATATAACCAACGGAAGGGTGCCTGCACTTAAAGCCATGCCCGTAAAGCGGTGAAGAATGGAGAGAACAGTGGTGAGTTGGGGGCGATAGACTTGGAGATGCGGCGACAATGGCCGAGGTTGTATCGAAGAGGGAGGGACAACGGGCATCGTTAAAATTTACCTAAAAGTTGAAGATCTTGCTCTTAGCGTAAGGTGCCACAAGGCCCCTGTCAAGATTCGTGGGGATAATACATTGTGCGACATACACATCACGTAAAATTCACGTTTCAAGCTTGAATTTGACATGAGTTCCTGTCATTAAAGGGCATAAACCACCTGACGGGAATAAGAATATGTCCAAAAAAGAAACAACCCCCCAAGAAGTCGAGGCTACCTATCTTCGACTTGCAAAAATCTACTGGTCACAATTTTGGCGCTCAATCTTATGGATCTCCCCTGTCTTTGTGATTATATTCGCCTACGGTGTCTATAAGGAGGTTGAAGCAGATCGTTTTGAAAAAAAGTGGACTGGCTTTTTTGAATTTTCTCCCAGCATAAACTATGCCCTCAAGCTCTTTTTCATATATTTATTGAACTGCTTGCTATTTCGACTGATCATCGGATTAAAGTACTCGGATTTTTCTTTTTCGTTTGTTCCCCCTATGGACAAGAAAACCCCAGGATTCTGGCCAGCGCTCTTTTATGTCAGTTGGGCATATTTTTGGAGATCAGGTTTTTATATGATCGGACGTGATTTAGCCTACATGACATTCCCTCACTTCTTTGAGATATCATCAGTCAGTTTCAATAGGTTAATAATAGAAGTGGTTATTTATATCTACTTGCTTCGTTTTGTTGTGAATAAACAATACGGCAATGTTCGCTTAAGCTTGTTGAAGCACGACAAAGAAGTCACCCCTTAAACAAGGCGCTCC
This sequence is a window from Alphaproteobacteria bacterium. Protein-coding genes within it:
- the sdhD gene encoding succinate dehydrogenase, hydrophobic membrane anchor protein, with protein sequence MTKLQASGGSSHNGVAHWKGQRVSAVVLIFLSIWFLMEIMRHTQSAYPVVLAWASSPWIGAALSLFVGMVFYHGALGLQVVIEDYIPNPFWQKTLILGVKAFSYALVLLSWFFIIRIAIIGNG
- the sdhC gene encoding succinate dehydrogenase, cytochrome b556 subunit, with the translated sequence MPVVPPSSIQPRPLSPHLQVYRPQLTTVLSILHRFTGMALSAGTLPLVIWLGSIAMGQETYLNASLWFASPLGVTLMLGWAFCFYFHLANGIRHLFWDMGVGFELPTVYRTGWIVVGFSTCLTLLTFWWMVTPS